In Candidatus Omnitrophota bacterium, the following are encoded in one genomic region:
- a CDS encoding DUF4115 domain-containing protein, whose amino-acid sequence MESIGKYLKKARQKKGVSLLEAANQTRIHHSVLENMESGNFENLPSPMYVKGFLKRYAEYLGVESTPLIDKYLSTHPKDPQQILTLKGEKISPDFLTKFAVPAMIAGVLIVIFLIAFSIIKLLPLHRPDAPPVKAATAEIETKEPSPVAVVSQKKNIISKPGPLTLQAIAKDDLWLEVRCDGNLLFQGMLAKGSVETWKADTKFRLSIGNAGALSLSLNDEPLGILGENGQVLKEVILTKEAVEINPKSEALNPK is encoded by the coding sequence ATGGAATCGATAGGTAAGTACTTAAAAAAAGCCCGTCAGAAAAAAGGCGTATCTCTTTTAGAGGCAGCAAACCAGACCAGGATTCATCATAGCGTGCTGGAGAACATGGAGTCTGGTAATTTTGAAAACCTTCCGAGCCCGATGTATGTTAAAGGTTTTTTAAAAAGATATGCCGAGTATTTAGGCGTAGAAAGCACTCCGTTAATTGATAAATACTTATCTACCCATCCCAAAGATCCTCAGCAGATCTTAACTCTAAAAGGCGAGAAGATTTCACCGGATTTTTTAACTAAATTTGCTGTTCCTGCCATGATAGCCGGTGTATTGATAGTTATTTTCCTGATCGCATTTTCTATTATTAAGCTCTTGCCTTTGCACAGGCCGGATGCGCCCCCTGTTAAGGCGGCAACTGCAGAAATAGAAACTAAAGAACCAAGCCCGGTGGCTGTGGTTAGCCAGAAAAAAAATATAATTTCCAAACCAGGGCCTCTAACCTTACAGGCTATTGCTAAAGATGATCTTTGGTTAGAGGTCAGATGCGACGGAAACTTGCTTTTTCAAGGAATGTTGGCCAAGGGCAGTGTAGAGACCTGGAAAGCTGACACTAAATTCAGGCTGTCGATCGGTAATGCCGGAGCGCTTAGCTTAAGCCTGAATGATGAACCACTGGGGATACTGGGAGAAAACGGCCAAGTTTTAAAAGAAGTTATTCTGACCAAAGAGGCAGTAGAGATAAATCCTAAATCCGAAGCACTAAATCCTAAATAA
- the rimO gene encoding 30S ribosomal protein S12 methylthiotransferase RimO, with protein sequence MIKIGMISLGCPRNLIDSEIMLGLLEKAGYKISEDIKFSDVAIVNTCAFIDDAKKESVDIILELIQLKKDGNIKALVVAGCFSQRYGRKLSDELKEVDVFIGTADYPKIVSIVKKTLNNQKVFEVNKPNFIYSHSTPRFFVTPKHFSYLKISEGCGNRCSFCIIRRIRGRYRSRPIESILKEAKGLSKRGAKEINLIGQDTTFYGKDIYNKLKLADLLKQLAEENIVPWIRLLYTYPGHFTDQLIEVIAQYSNICKYIDLPLQHINDRILSRMKRSVSKKQILTLIDKLRKAMPDLALRTTFIVGFPGETAKEFNELLDFMKQIRFERLGIFIYSREEGTPAFSFPDQIPQYIKRQRFDKAMSLQQDISRKINQGFLGKKIDVLIDQMDSTDPGLAIGRSKDDAPEVDGRVFVKIKQKKIKPGDLLKVKITDTYEYDLVGEITAN encoded by the coding sequence ATGATTAAAATAGGTATGATAAGCTTAGGTTGTCCCCGTAACCTGATTGATTCGGAGATAATGCTTGGCCTGTTAGAAAAGGCAGGTTATAAGATAAGCGAAGACATTAAGTTTTCAGACGTAGCTATAGTGAATACTTGCGCCTTTATAGATGACGCGAAAAAAGAATCTGTTGATATTATTTTGGAGTTGATCCAACTGAAAAAGGATGGTAATATCAAGGCCTTGGTAGTTGCTGGTTGTTTTTCGCAGAGATATGGCCGTAAGTTGTCCGATGAACTAAAAGAAGTAGATGTTTTTATCGGGACCGCTGATTACCCTAAAATTGTAAGTATAGTTAAAAAAACCTTAAATAATCAGAAAGTTTTCGAAGTAAATAAGCCGAATTTTATTTATAGCCATTCTACGCCGAGATTCTTTGTCACTCCGAAACATTTCTCCTATCTTAAGATATCCGAAGGTTGCGGCAACCGTTGTAGTTTTTGTATAATCCGCAGGATTCGCGGTAGATACCGCTCGAGGCCAATCGAGTCCATTCTAAAAGAGGCTAAAGGGTTATCTAAAAGAGGGGCTAAAGAAATTAATCTGATCGGCCAAGATACTACTTTTTACGGGAAAGACATCTATAATAAACTTAAATTAGCAGATTTACTTAAACAGCTGGCCGAAGAAAACATTGTTCCCTGGATCAGACTGCTTTATACTTACCCCGGTCATTTTACGGATCAACTGATAGAGGTAATTGCTCAGTACTCTAACATCTGTAAATATATAGACTTGCCTCTTCAGCATATTAATGACAGAATCTTAAGCAGGATGAAAAGATCTGTTAGTAAAAAGCAAATTTTGACTTTAATAGATAAACTAAGGAAAGCCATGCCTGATTTAGCCCTGCGCACCACATTTATAGTCGGTTTTCCTGGAGAAACTGCCAAGGAATTTAACGAACTGCTGGATTTTATGAAGCAAATAAGATTTGAAAGACTGGGGATTTTTATCTATTCCAGGGAAGAGGGTACCCCGGCTTTTAGTTTTCCGGATCAGATCCCCCAATATATCAAGAGGCAGCGTTTTGATAAAGCGATGAGCTTGCAGCAAGATATTTCCAGAAAGATTAACCAGGGTTTTCTGGGCAAGAAAATAGATGTTTTGATTGATCAAATGGATAGCACTGATCCTGGTTTGGCTATCGGCCGTTCTAAGGACGATGCGCCGGAGGTAGATGGCCGGGTTTTTGTAAAGATAAAACAAAAAAAGATCAAACCGGGAGACCTTTTGAAAGTTAAAATAACAGATACTTACGAATACGATTTAGTAGGCGAGATAACCGCGAATTAA
- the pgsA gene encoding CDP-diacylglycerol--glycerol-3-phosphate 3-phosphatidyltransferase, producing the protein MNLPNKLTISRIILTFVFMFFLFSSWWPGKYLALLIFIIACLTDYYDGYIAKQKNMITNFGRLADPIADKILVLAAFLAFVELKILPAWMVVLIILRELIITGVRLLAFSRGKVLPAKKEGKHKTVSQMLAIFSILVFLAFRETLSRFFGLWNISFEIMFRRTVFILMLVTVALTLSSGLLYLWRNKGILSANFD; encoded by the coding sequence ATGAATTTACCCAATAAACTAACCATCTCAAGAATAATTCTTACGTTTGTTTTTATGTTTTTTTTATTCTCCAGTTGGTGGCCGGGTAAGTACCTGGCCCTGCTGATTTTTATTATTGCCTGCCTGACAGATTATTATGACGGGTATATTGCCAAGCAAAAAAATATGATTACCAATTTTGGAAGGCTGGCTGATCCAATAGCAGATAAGATATTAGTACTTGCCGCATTTTTGGCTTTTGTCGAACTCAAAATCCTGCCGGCCTGGATGGTGGTCCTGATCATTCTGCGGGAGCTCATCATTACCGGGGTGAGATTATTGGCGTTTTCCAGAGGAAAAGTGCTGCCGGCTAAAAAGGAAGGTAAGCATAAGACCGTTTCCCAGATGCTGGCTATATTCTCTATTCTGGTCTTTTTGGCTTTTAGAGAGACATTGAGCAGGTTTTTTGGGCTTTGGAATATATCCTTTGAGATTATGTTCAGGCGGACTGTATTTATTTTAATGTTGGTTACCGTAGCTCTTACTCTTAGTTCCGGACTTTTATATTTATGGCGAAATAAGGGGATATTAAGTGCGAACTTTGATTAA
- a CDS encoding phosphatidylglycerophosphatase A, giving the protein MRTLIKLVASVFFIGYVPFIPGTAASLAGVGLYLLIKNSQIVYFIVTLVVICLGFLTAGWAERLFAKKDASQIVIDEVAGLLVAFWFVAYEPVYLTAGFVIYRLFDWLKPYPLRRLEKIGGSSGIMLDDIGAGIYTNIILQIAIYFFIK; this is encoded by the coding sequence GTGCGAACTTTGATTAAATTAGTAGCCTCGGTTTTTTTTATCGGGTATGTACCGTTTATTCCCGGAACTGCTGCATCTTTGGCCGGAGTAGGGTTATATTTATTGATAAAAAACAGCCAGATTGTCTATTTCATAGTAACCCTGGTTGTAATCTGCTTGGGTTTTTTGACCGCTGGCTGGGCTGAGCGTTTATTTGCTAAAAAAGACGCAAGCCAAATAGTGATTGATGAGGTAGCCGGCTTACTGGTTGCTTTCTGGTTTGTAGCATATGAACCGGTATATTTAACAGCAGGGTTTGTAATCTATCGGCTGTTCGATTGGTTAAAACCCTATCCCTTAAGAAGATTAGAAAAAATAGGAGGAAGCTCGGGGATAATGTTAGATGACATTGGAGCCGGAATATATACCAACATTATTCTCCAGATAGCGATATACTTCTTTATTAAATGA
- a CDS encoding thermonuclease family protein produces the protein MKAKIYFFIILSLLAVIGCSAGGSKADFYVSKVIDGDTIELSNGKTVRYIGIDTPELRERKGSIWVYKPEEYGLQAEEANKKLVEGKKVTLEFDIVKTDKYGRWLAYVFVDNKMVNQELLRLGYAVLYTYPPNVKYVEKLVAAQQEARQKKRGFWKSYEIITHQEAAGHIGEFYTVRGRVTSTFASKKVVFLNFGRDWHEDFTVAIFKSNLGLFEDKAIDPVVFYKNKQIEVTGKIKFYNGPEIIINHPSQIKVIN, from the coding sequence ATGAAGGCTAAAATATATTTTTTTATAATTCTTTCATTGCTTGCGGTTATAGGATGCAGCGCAGGCGGATCCAAAGCCGACTTTTATGTATCCAAGGTAATCGATGGGGATACGATCGAGCTATCTAACGGCAAGACTGTCCGCTATATCGGAATAGATACCCCTGAACTCAGGGAAAGAAAAGGCAGTATTTGGGTATATAAACCCGAAGAATATGGTCTCCAGGCAGAAGAAGCCAACAAAAAATTGGTGGAAGGCAAGAAGGTAACACTTGAATTTGATATAGTTAAAACCGATAAATACGGCAGGTGGCTGGCCTATGTATTTGTAGACAATAAGATGGTTAATCAGGAATTGCTGCGTTTGGGTTATGCCGTGCTTTATACCTACCCGCCTAACGTAAAGTATGTCGAAAAATTAGTGGCTGCTCAACAGGAAGCGCGGCAGAAAAAAAGAGGATTCTGGAAAAGCTACGAGATTATCACTCACCAGGAGGCCGCCGGGCACATCGGAGAATTTTATACTGTTCGGGGACGAGTAACAAGCACCTTTGCTTCTAAAAAGGTAGTGTTTTTAAATTTCGGGCGGGACTGGCACGAGGATTTTACGGTAGCGATCTTTAAATCTAACCTGGGGCTGTTTGAAGATAAGGCGATAGACCCGGTTGTTTTTTATAAGAATAAGCAGATAGAGGTAACCGGTAAAATAAAATTTTATAACGGGCCGGAGATAATCATCAATCACCCTTCCCAGATAAAGGTAATAAACTGA
- a CDS encoding VanZ family protein: protein MSRSKRFLKFWVPLLVYMALMWFLSSRPARSLPLMLFPFADKVFHFLEYFVFGFLLARVIQTAQPKTRPKLFIFVIVSALIWGAIDELHQASVPLRDPSVFDLLTDCFGAGIGQLLIKRGQSSKIEKA, encoded by the coding sequence ATGAGCCGGTCTAAAAGATTTTTAAAGTTCTGGGTTCCGTTGCTGGTTTATATGGCATTGATGTGGTTTCTTTCCTCAAGGCCGGCCAGGTCCCTGCCTTTAATGTTGTTTCCTTTCGCGGATAAAGTATTTCATTTTCTGGAATATTTTGTCTTTGGGTTTCTCCTGGCCCGGGTGATCCAGACAGCGCAGCCAAAAACAAGGCCTAAATTGTTTATCTTTGTAATAGTGTCTGCCCTGATCTGGGGCGCTATCGATGAACTGCACCAGGCCTCTGTTCCATTACGCGACCCCAGCGTTTTTGACTTATTAACCGATTGCTTCGGAGCAGGCATCGGCCAGCTTTTGATAAAAAGGGGTCAGTCCTCGAAAATCGAAAAAGCTTGA
- a CDS encoding transposase, translated as MARPYRLQTEDCFYHITSRGDNKKKIYVSEYDYKKFLEYILNAKARFKFYIYAYVLMPNHYHFLIKTLHANLSKLMHYINGSYTTYYNVKRKKSGHLFQGRYKSIVVDTDSYFSILSRYIHLNPVLAKLVKFPEEYKWSSCNAYIKKEKDEIIDKGEINRVLGMSARQYRQFMMEGLGKKENPFKDLYGGFILGGTKFIQDKLNELREQVEGGEFSHQKDLKRYISIKSIDDLMEREYGKRIKEMRAKRTWTMRKKRIAIYLMRKFAGLDNKEIGGVFRMNSSAVSKAAMSIEKGMNESSQLRKEMKKLFSIFEG; from the coding sequence ATGGCAAGACCATACAGATTACAAACAGAAGATTGTTTTTATCATATAACCAGCAGGGGGGATAACAAGAAGAAGATTTATGTTAGTGAATATGACTATAAAAAATTTCTAGAGTATATACTGAACGCAAAGGCGAGATTTAAATTTTATATCTATGCATACGTTTTAATGCCCAACCACTATCATTTTCTAATAAAAACTCTTCATGCAAATTTATCAAAACTAATGCATTACATAAACGGGTCATACACAACTTACTACAATGTGAAGCGTAAAAAGTCGGGACATTTATTTCAGGGCAGGTATAAGTCAATAGTTGTGGATACAGACAGTTATTTTTCAATATTGAGCCGGTATATTCATTTGAATCCAGTATTGGCAAAGCTTGTAAAGTTTCCGGAAGAGTACAAGTGGTCGAGTTGTAATGCTTACATCAAAAAGGAAAAAGATGAAATTATAGATAAAGGAGAAATAAATAGGGTTTTAGGAATGTCGGCCAGGCAGTATCGTCAATTCATGATGGAAGGTTTGGGAAAAAAGGAAAATCCATTTAAAGATTTGTATGGAGGATTTATTTTGGGAGGCACAAAATTTATTCAAGATAAGTTAAATGAGTTAAGAGAGCAAGTGGAGGGTGGGGAATTTTCTCATCAGAAAGACCTTAAAAGGTATATATCCATAAAAAGCATAGATGATTTAATGGAAAGAGAATATGGAAAAAGAATTAAGGAAATGCGCGCCAAAAGGACCTGGACTATGAGGAAGAAGAGAATAGCAATATATTTAATGAGAAAATTTGCGGGATTGGATAATAAGGAAATCGGTGGAGTTTTTAGGATGAATTCTTCGGCAGTAAGTAAGGCGGCAATGAGTATTGAGAAAGGCATGAATGAAAGTAGCCAGTTGAGGAAAGAAATGAAGAAACTATTTTCGATTTTCGAGGGCTGA
- the thpR gene encoding RNA 2',3'-cyclic phosphodiesterase — MRAFIAIEIPRDVKSELSQIIDTLRSSQADVKWVKPQDVHLTLKFLGNIDQSRLKEIQNILDRVAKTENSFEMSMEDLSAFPNPSFPRVIWTGLKQGSQNTLDLAKKIECELAKIGFAKEKRPFHPHLTLGRLRSPKNRDKLSVLLSSTTFKSQSRIKVTHLNLIQSTLTPTGSIYTPLYQTALS; from the coding sequence ATGCGCGCTTTCATAGCAATAGAGATCCCCCGGGACGTCAAGTCAGAGCTCAGCCAAATAATTGACACATTAAGGTCTTCTCAGGCAGATGTAAAATGGGTTAAGCCGCAGGATGTCCATCTTACGCTCAAGTTCCTGGGAAATATTGATCAATCCCGGTTAAAAGAAATCCAAAACATCTTAGATCGGGTAGCAAAAACTGAAAATTCTTTTGAAATGTCCATGGAGGACCTGAGTGCCTTTCCCAACCCCAGCTTTCCCAGGGTTATTTGGACCGGCCTCAAGCAGGGCAGCCAAAATACTCTGGATTTAGCTAAAAAAATAGAGTGTGAACTGGCAAAAATCGGGTTTGCAAAAGAAAAGCGTCCTTTTCACCCCCACCTCACCCTGGGACGCTTGCGTTCTCCCAAAAACAGAGATAAACTTTCTGTTCTTCTATCCTCAACCACATTCAAAAGCCAGAGCAGAATAAAGGTCACCCACCTTAACCTGATCCAAAGCACCCTAACCCCAACCGGTTCGATCTACACTCCTCTCTATCAAACAGCGTTATCCTGA
- a CDS encoding CinA family protein, whose product MRKKITKTENKQTLEARIAELLTTSKKTISVAESCTGGLVANQLTNIPGSSKYFKVGIVAYSNQIKVNLLNVPLKIIEKNGAVSVKTALAMAKAIRKLSRTDIGLGITGIAGPGGATRKKPLGLVFIALATTNQAIWQEFNFTGNRTTIKSKVSRAALEMVRKYLCALS is encoded by the coding sequence ATGAGAAAAAAGATTACGAAAACAGAAAATAAACAAACGCTGGAAGCCAGAATAGCAGAACTCCTGACTACTTCAAAAAAAACCATCTCTGTAGCTGAATCCTGCACAGGGGGGCTGGTAGCTAACCAATTAACCAATATCCCCGGAAGTTCAAAATACTTTAAAGTAGGGATAGTTGCATATTCTAACCAAATAAAGGTCAACCTGCTTAATGTTCCACTTAAAATAATAGAAAAAAACGGGGCGGTCAGCGTTAAGACAGCCCTGGCCATGGCCAAAGCTATTAGAAAGTTATCCAGAACCGACATAGGATTGGGTATAACCGGCATTGCCGGTCCCGGAGGAGCAACCAGAAAAAAACCTCTCGGCCTTGTGTTTATAGCGCTGGCAACAACAAATCAGGCCATCTGGCAAGAGTTTAATTTCACTGGAAACAGAACCACAATAAAATCAAAGGTCTCCCGGGCAGCCCTGGAGATGGTAAGAAAATATTTATGCGCGCTTTCATAG
- the recA gene encoding recombinase RecA has product MSDKTKALEMTLTQIEKQFGKGSIMKLDQAKRIDIEAISTGAITLDWALGVGGVPRGRVIEIFGPEGGGKTTLSLSIISQVQKSGGVAAFIDAEHALDPAYAEKLGVKLSEFLISQPDTGEQALEIVEALVRSNAVDIVVVDSVAALVPRAEIEGEMGDTHIGLQARLMSQALRKLTGSISKSKTCVIFINQIRMKIGVMFGNPETTPGGRALKFYSSVRIDIRRKGSIKVGDVVVGSRTLAKVVKNKVAPPFKRAEFDIMFDQGICRAGSIMDLGIENNIIQKSGTWLIYNQVKIGQGREKGRIHLKENPKLMREIETKVREIMGI; this is encoded by the coding sequence ATCTCAGATAAAACAAAGGCATTAGAAATGACTTTAACCCAGATAGAAAAACAGTTTGGCAAAGGTTCAATTATGAAATTAGACCAGGCAAAGAGAATCGATATTGAAGCCATATCCACCGGCGCTATAACCCTGGATTGGGCCCTGGGGGTAGGCGGGGTTCCTCGGGGTAGAGTTATTGAAATATTCGGGCCGGAAGGAGGAGGAAAGACCACCCTTAGCCTGAGTATCATTAGTCAGGTCCAGAAGAGCGGAGGAGTGGCTGCTTTTATTGATGCCGAGCATGCGCTGGATCCTGCTTATGCTGAGAAATTAGGCGTAAAGCTTAGTGAATTTTTAATCTCCCAGCCGGATACAGGCGAACAGGCATTGGAAATAGTTGAGGCCCTGGTTAGAAGCAACGCCGTAGATATTGTCGTTGTTGATTCTGTAGCTGCTTTGGTTCCCCGGGCTGAGATTGAGGGAGAAATGGGCGATACCCATATTGGTCTTCAGGCCAGGCTTATGTCTCAGGCGCTGAGGAAGCTTACCGGATCGATCAGTAAATCAAAAACCTGCGTTATATTTATTAATCAGATCAGAATGAAGATAGGGGTAATGTTCGGTAATCCTGAAACTACTCCCGGAGGCAGGGCGTTGAAGTTTTATTCTTCAGTCAGGATTGATATCAGGAGAAAAGGCTCAATAAAGGTAGGGGATGTAGTGGTTGGCAGCAGGACATTGGCCAAGGTTGTTAAAAATAAGGTAGCCCCGCCGTTTAAAAGGGCAGAGTTTGATATTATGTTTGATCAGGGTATCTGCCGGGCCGGCAGTATTATGGATCTGGGAATAGAAAATAATATTATCCAGAAGTCCGGCACATGGTTGATATATAACCAGGTGAAGATTGGCCAGGGCAGGGAAAAAGGAAGGATTCATTTAAAGGAAAACCCCAAGCTTATGCGTGAAATTGAAACTAAAGTCAGAGAAATAATGGGAATATAG
- a CDS encoding Do family serine endopeptidase, whose translation MARIGLKSKSLFLTAVLTSILIGSVFTNHALADNFGKENAFTLIARDVYPAVVSITTTHIEKLGGSGYRRSSPFGEDDFFDQFFKDFFTQIPEREYKQVGIGSGVIIDSNGYILTNYHVVEEVDNGEVTVKLPDGREFKGKIKGSDPRSDLAIVKIDGKNLPLAQLGDSDNVKIGQWAVAIGNPFAFIIDDPNPTMTVGVISALHRSLPAVRGTTRYYGDLIQTDAAINRGNSGGPLVNVKGEVIGINVAIFSSTGGYQGVGFAIPINTAKDVINSLVKGEKVLYGWLGVNVQDIDQDLAEYFELGDKKGVLVAKVLKDSPAEQAGIRDKDIIRTFNGRDIKDTQQLIKIVSRTLPNKKVLVKVMRDKKELILKVKVGERPDILEESRKEKEAESQELWRGLKVSNITPEISRMFAIPEAAAGIVIIDIEYGSAGDESGLRKRDIITQIGRRAITSLTDYRQVTSKIKGNVLIKTNRGYFVVREKINE comes from the coding sequence ATGGCCAGGATAGGGCTGAAAAGTAAAAGTTTGTTTTTGACAGCTGTTTTAACCAGTATTTTGATTGGCAGCGTATTTACCAACCATGCTCTGGCTGATAATTTTGGAAAAGAGAATGCATTCACTTTAATAGCCAGGGATGTATACCCGGCGGTAGTCAGTATTACTACAACCCACATAGAAAAATTAGGAGGTTCTGGATACAGACGTTCCAGCCCGTTCGGGGAAGACGATTTCTTTGATCAATTCTTTAAAGATTTTTTTACTCAAATTCCCGAGAGAGAATATAAGCAAGTGGGGATCGGCTCGGGCGTTATTATTGATAGTAATGGCTATATCCTGACCAATTATCACGTAGTAGAAGAAGTGGATAACGGCGAGGTCACTGTTAAGCTTCCTGACGGCCGGGAATTTAAAGGAAAGATAAAAGGCAGTGATCCCCGAAGCGACCTGGCAATAGTTAAAATCGACGGCAAAAATTTACCCTTAGCCCAACTGGGAGATTCAGATAATGTCAAGATTGGGCAATGGGCAGTTGCTATTGGAAACCCTTTTGCTTTTATCATTGACGACCCCAACCCGACCATGACCGTAGGCGTAATCAGCGCGCTGCATCGCAGCCTGCCGGCGGTCAGAGGAACCACCCGCTATTATGGCGATCTTATTCAGACTGATGCGGCCATTAATCGAGGCAATTCCGGAGGGCCGTTGGTTAATGTAAAAGGGGAAGTAATAGGCATAAATGTAGCTATATTTTCGAGTACCGGCGGTTATCAAGGTGTGGGCTTTGCCATCCCGATCAATACAGCCAAGGATGTTATTAATAGTCTGGTTAAGGGTGAAAAGGTTCTTTATGGATGGCTGGGGGTAAATGTTCAGGATATAGATCAGGATTTAGCTGAGTATTTTGAGTTGGGAGACAAAAAAGGAGTATTGGTGGCAAAGGTGCTTAAAGACAGTCCCGCTGAACAGGCTGGAATTAGGGATAAAGATATAATCAGGACATTTAACGGAAGGGACATAAAAGATACGCAGCAACTGATAAAGATAGTGAGCCGGACTTTACCGAATAAAAAGGTACTGGTTAAGGTAATGCGCGACAAGAAAGAGTTGATCTTAAAGGTTAAGGTGGGCGAGCGTCCGGATATTTTAGAGGAATCCAGAAAAGAAAAAGAAGCCGAATCTCAGGAATTGTGGAGGGGCTTAAAAGTAAGCAATATTACGCCGGAAATAAGCAGAATGTTTGCTATTCCTGAAGCTGCAGCAGGGATAGTTATTATAGATATAGAATACGGCAGTGCTGGCGATGAGTCAGGCCTGCGCAAAAGAGATATTATTACCCAGATCGGCCGCAGGGCAATAACCAGCTTAACTGATTATCGGCAGGTTACTTCAAAGATTAAAGGTAACGTTTTGATAAAGACCAACCGGGGTTATTTTGTTGTTCGGGAAAAAATAAACGAGTGA